DNA from Acidobacteriota bacterium:
CCCAGGCCGCGCTCGAGCTGGCCCTGATCGAGGCCGGCCGCAAGAAAGAGGAGGTCCAGGCCGCCACCAAGGGCCTGACCCAGGCCGAGGTCGACGTCAAGATCGCCCGCCTGGCGCTCGAGAAGACCCGCGTCCGGGCCCCCTTCGCCGGCATCGTCACCGACCTCAAGCTCTCCCCCAACGAGCGCCTCGACGCCGGCCGCGAGCTTTTCACCCTGGTCGACATCAGCCGCATCAAGGTCAAGGCCAAGGTCCTGGAGAGCGAGGTCGGCAAGGTCGTGGCCGGCCGCAACGTCGATCTTCGCTTCAGCGCCTTTCCCGGCCGGACCTTCCGCGGCCGCATCGAGGCCGTCAGCCCGATCGTGAACACCGAAGACAAGACCTGCGCCGTCTACGTGGCCATGGACAATCCGTCCGAGGAGATCAAGCCGGGCATGCACGCCGAGGTCGAGTTCCCGACCGAGATCTTCGCCGGCCGGCTCCTCGTCCCCCAGCAGGCCATTCTGGTCCGGGGCGGCCGCAAGCTCGTTTTCGCCGTCGAGGGCGACACGGCCAAGTGGCGCTACGTCGAAGTCGGCCTGGAGAACGAGCGCTTCGCCGAGGTCCTGCCGGGGAGGGAGCCGGGCTGGGGCGTCGCCGCGGGCGACGCCGTCATCGTCGAAGGGCACGTCACGCTGGCCCACGACACCAGGGTCACCGTCGCGCAGTAGCCGCCGGATCCACAAGGGGGCCGCATGAAAAAGGCACTGTCCAGGACCGTTACCGCGATCATCATCCTCCTATTCGGCCTCGCGGCCGCCGCGCCGGCGGCGCCGCAGAAGATCGAGACCGTCGACGGAGTCCGCATCGTCCACAACAATCCGGGCGGCGTGTGGGGGAAGACCCCCAAGGTCGCCCTCGAGCTCGTCCGCAAGATCGGCGACATAGACACCGAGGACGAACATCTGGCCTTCAACTTCCCCTCCGACGTCGCCGTGGACAAGGACGGCAACATCTACATCCTGGATTCCGCCAACGCCCGCGTTCAAGAATTCGGCCCCGATGGCCGGTACCTGGCCACTATCGGCCGCAAGGGCCAGGGGCCGGGCGAGTTCATCATGCCGGATTCTCTCGATTTTGACAAGGACGGGAACCTCGTCGTGGCCGACTCGTTCCAGAATCGCGTCCAGGTCGTCATCGGCGGCGGCCGGGACGTCCGGTCCATCGTCATCAAAGAGGGGATGATCAGCGGCGTTCGTCCCCTGGCGTCCGGGGATCTCGCGGGCAAGGCTTCGACCTATTCCTTCCCCCGGCAAGGCCAGCCGGCCAAGACCGCCGGCGAGATGCGCCTGTTCCGGCGGATCGCGCCGGACGGCCGGATCGCCGCCTCGTTCGGCCTTCTGACCGATTTCGGAGAGCCCATGACCAACGCCATGGGGAACGCCGCTCAATACGCTATCGACGGGCAGGGCGCCTTCGCCGTCAGCTTCAACGCCCAGAACAGGGTCGAGAAGTACGCTCCGGACGGGACGCTCCTCTGGCGGGCCGACCGCCCGCTCGGCTATGACACCGCGGTCCGGAAGAAAGGCAAGATCGAGCAGACCGGCCAGGGCATCTCGATGTCCGCGCCGGAGATGAACCGCTGCTCCGCGGGCGTCGCCGTCGACGGCCGGGGGCGGATCTGGGTCCTGACCTGCGCCCGCCAGCTCAGGAAAGAGGAAGAGGTCCGGACCTCGATGACGAGCGTCGGCGGCCGCGCCGGCGTCAGCAGCGTCTCCGTCAAGACCGAAGGCAACACGGACCTCCGGACGACGGACGCCTTCCGGCTCGACGTCTTTGCCCCGGACGGCGTCCTCCTCGGCCAGGTCCCGCTCGCCCATTTCGCCGACGTCATCCGCATCGCCGGCGACAGCCTGTTCCTCATCGACCGCGAGCGCGGCGTCACGGTCTACCAGTACCGGATCGTGGAGAAATGAGCCAGGCGTCATTCGCGGCGGCCGGCACGAGGCGCGGGGAAGAGGAGGACGACATGACATCGAGCCCGGGGAGGCCGTCATGAAGCTCGCCAAGCTGGCCGTCGACCGGCCGGTGACGATGTACATGTTCTACTTCGCCGTCATCCTCCTCGGCGCCGTCTCGCTCCGGGAGCTCTCGGTCGACCTCCTGCCCGACATCAGCTATCCGCGGCTTTCGGTCATCACCAACTACCCCGGCGTCGCGCCCGAGGAGGTCGAGACGCTCATCACCGCGCCGCTCGAGTCGGCCGTCAGCCGCGTCCCCGGCCTGCGCCGCGTCGAGTCGGTCTCCAAGGAGGGCGTTTCGCTCCTGACCCTCGAGTTCGACTGGGGCACGGACATGGACTTCACCATGCTCCACACCCGCGAGCAGCTCGACAACGCCAAGGACCGCTTCCCCGAGGACGCGGAGAGCCCGACGATCATCCCGCTCGACCCGCAGAGCCGGCCGATCATGACCCTGGCCCTGTCCGGCGACAGGACGCTCCTCGAGCTCAAGGAGCTGGCCGAGGAGCTCATCAAGCCCCGCCTCGAGCAGATCGAGGGCGTCGGCTCGGCCGAGATCACCGGCGGCGTCGAGCGCGAGATCCAGATCGAGGCCGATCCCGCCAAGCTGGCCCTCTACGCCCTGACCATCGAGGACATAGCCGCGCGCGTCGACGCCTTCAACCGCAACCTCCAGGGCGGGACCATCCGCAAGGGGACGTTCAAGTACGCCCTCCGCGTCGTCGGCGAGTTCGAGTCGCTCGACGAGATCGCCGAGATCGGCCTCCTCGTCACCAAGGAGGGCGGCGTCGTCCGCCTCCGCGACGTGGCCCGGGTCCTGGACTCGGTCAAGGAGCGCCAGGGCATGACCCGCCTGGACGGCGCCGAGAGCATCGGCCTCCTCGTCCGCAAGGAGTCCGGGGCCAACACGGTCAAGGTTACCAGGCTCGTCCGCGAGGCCATCGGCCAGATCCGCCGGGAGAACCCCGGCATCGCGCTGAGCGTCGTCAGCGAGCAGGCCCGGACGATCGAGGGGGCCATCGGGGCCGTCAAGAGCGAGCTCTGGCAGGGCGCCGTGCTGGCCTTCCTGACCCTGCTCATCTTCCTTCAGGAATGGAAGACGCCGCTCATAATCGGCACGGTCATCCCGGTCTCGATCATCGGGGCCTTCAGCTTGCTCTTCTTCGGCCACATCACCCTCAACATCATGTCTCTCGGCGGCCTGGCCCTGGCGGTGGGCATGCTCGACGACTGCTCCGTCGTCGTCTCGGAGAACATCTTCCGGCACCGCAGCCTCGGCAAGGGGCTGAAGGAGGCGGCCTACGTCGGGACCAGGGAGGTCGGCCCGGCGGTCATCTCGACGGCCCTGACGACCATCGTCGTCTTCCTGCCGGTCATCTACGTTCACGGCGTGGCCGGCCAGCTCTTCAAGGACACGGCCCTGACCGTCACCTTCGCCCTGCTGGCCTCGCTCCTCGTCTCCCTGACCCTGATCGCGACGCTCGAATCGCGCGAATTCGATTTCGGCATGGGCCGGGAGCGGCGCTGGCGCTTCACCTGGGGCCTGGGCCGGATCTGGAAGCCGCGGCGAGCGGCGGCCGCCGCCCCCGCCGGCGACTGCCCGGGCGATCCGGCCGACCCGTCCGGCCCGGCCGCGGGCCCGCCCGCGAAGACGCGATCGCGCCGGCCCGCTTTTCTGGTCTACCCCGTCCGGGCCGTCCGCGTGGCCGTCTACGCGGTCTTCAAGGCCGCCGGCTTCGCCCTCAACGTCCTTGTGAGCTTCGTCGTCCAGCTGGCCGCGTTCGCCGGGCACTATCTTGCCCTGCCCTTCCGCCCGCTCCTCAAGCTGGCCTACGGGGCCTTCAACGCCGTCTACAACCGGTTCATCGACGGCTACCAGCGCTTCCTCGGCTGGAGCCTCGACCACAAGGGCCGGGTCATGGCCTGGACGGTCGTCTTCTTCGTCATCGTCTTCGCCCTGGGCGGCCTCATCCGCCGCGAGCTCATGCCGCCGATGGAGACGACGACGTTCGAGCTCGACCTGAAGATGCCCGTCGATTTTTCCTTCGAGCAGACGACCGAGATGTCCGTGATGCTCGAGTCGCACCTGCGGCGCCTCGCCCCGGTCAAGACCGTCCTGTCGCAGGTCGGGATCGTCAGCGGCATGGAGAGCGCCGATCCCTCGATCTCCGTCAACTCGGCCCGCCTCTACGTCGAGGTCCGCAGGCCCAGGGACCTCGGGGGCGTCCTCGACGCCGCCCGCGACCGGCTGGCCCGCTTCCCCGACATCGCCTATACCGTCGTCCGCGAGGATTCGACGTTCAGTCAGTTCCTGGCCCTGTCGGGGGCCGAGATCGGCCTCCAGGTCAAGGGCAAGGACCTCGACCGCCTCAAGGCGATCGCGGCCGACCTGACGTCGCGGCTGGCCGCCATCCCCGGCATCGCCGACGTGACGACGAATATCGGCGAGGGCAAGCCCGAGTTCAAGGTCACGGTCAACAAGGAGGCCCTCGGGAGGTACCCGGGCCTCTCGCCCGCGACGATCGGCGATTTCCTCGTCAGCGCCGTGCGCGGCCGGGTGGCCACCCAGTTCCGGGAGATGGAGAAGAAATACGATATCCTCGTCCGCCTCGACGACGCCTCGCGCGAGAACATCGAGACCCTGCTCGGCGAGACCCTGCCCTTCGAGGGCCGGGCCGTCCCGCTCCGCGATCTCGTGTCCTACGAGATCGTCCGCGGCCCCCGCGAGATCCGCCGCGAGAACCAGCAGCGCGAGGTCCTCGTCTCGGCCAACCTCAGGGGCCGCAAGCTCAGCGAGGTGACGCCGGCCGTCGACAAGGCCATCGCCGGCCTGCGCCTGCCGACCGACTACCGCGTCGCCTGGAGCGGCGAGCGCGAGGAGATGTCGCGCTCCTTCAAGTCGCTCGTCCTGGCCCTGCTCCTCGCGGCGCTCCTGACCTACATGATCATGGCCGCCCAGTTCGAATCCCTCGTCCATCCCTTCATCGTCATGCTCACCCTGCCCATGGGCGCGGCCGGGGCCATCGTCGCCCTGCTCCTGACGGGCGGGACTTACAACGTCATCTCGATCATCGGCCTGGTCGTCCTGGTCGGCATCGTCGTCGACAACGCCACGGTCAAGATCGACTACACCAACCAGCTCCGGCGCGGCGGGATGCCCCTGCGGCAGGCCGTCGAGGAGGGCAGCCACGTCCGGTTGCGGCCGATCCTCATGTCCACGGGCAGCACGCTCGTCGGCCTCATCCCCATGGCCCTGGCCATGGAGCGCGGGGCCGAGCTCATGCAGCCGCTGGCCGTCGTCGTCATCGGCGGCCTGACCTTCTCGACCTTCATGACCCTGATCCTGATCCCCGTGGCCTATGAGTGGGTGGAGAGCCGCAAGCGATGAAGTTCCTGATCGACCGGCCCATCGCCACGGCCATGGTCTTCCTGGCCCTGCTGGCCACCGGCGTCTATTCGTTCCTGAACACGCCGATCGAGCTGGCGCCCAAGGAGACGTTCCCCCAGCTCAGCATCATCACCAGCTGGCCCGGCGTGCCGCCCGAGGTCATCCAGGCCCAGGTGACGGCCCCGCTCGAAGAGGCCTGCGCGGCGGTCAAGGGCATCACCAGGATGAGCTCGGCGTCCGAGATCGGCGCTTCCCGGATCACGCTCGAATTCGGCCCCAAGACGGACATGGAGTTCGCGACGCTGGCCCTGCGCGAAGAGCTGACCAAGGCCCGCCCGCTCCTGCCGGCCCGGGTCCGGCCCTATGTCCAGCCCTACGTACCGGAGGATTTCCGGGTCCGGCCGTTCCTCTCCTACACGGTCTCGGGCCCCTACGCTCTCCAGGAGCTCCAGGAGGTCGTGAAAGAGAAGCTCGAGATCGGCCTGGGCGCCGTCCGGGGCGTCTCCGGCGTCGAGGTCGCCGGCGGCGCGGAGCCGGAGATCCGGGTGACGCTCGACGAGGACCGGGTCAGGGCCCTCGGGCTCCACCCCTATACGGTCAACTCGGCCATCGGGGCCCGGCTGGGCACCTACCCGACGGGCCGGGTCCGGCGCGGCAGCCAGGAGTTCCTGTTCAAGTTCGCCGACCGCATCGACGGCCTGGACGAGCTCCGCCGGACGGTCGTCGCCCACTCCGGCCAGAACCCGATCCTCGTCCAGGACCTGGCCAGGGTCGAGGTGACCTACGCCGAGATCCTGCAGATCCACCGCATCAACGGCCAGCCCACGGTCAGCCTGACCGTCTCCAAGGAGCGCGGGGCCAACACCCTGCGCGTGGCCGCCGCCGTCAAGAAGAGGCTCGAGACCGTCAGGGCGGATCTCCCGCCCAACCTCGTCTTCAAGCAGGTCGACGACGAGAGCGACGATATCCGCAAGAACCTCAACGACCTCTACCTCCTGGCCGGGCTGATCACGGTCATCGTCTTCGTCATGATCTTCGTCGTCCTGCGGCGGTTCACGCCCTCGCTGCTCATCCTGTCCTCGATCGCCTTCTCGGTCGTCATCACCTTCAACCTTCTCTACGCCTTCGGCATCTCGCTCAACATGCTGACCCTCGGGGCCCTGGCCCTCGGCTTCGGCATGTTCGTCGACAACTCCATCGTCGTCTTCGAGAACGCGCTGCGCCTGCGCGAGGGCGGCATGGACCCGCGCCAGGCGGCCGTGGAAGGGCCCCGGCAGGTGTTCGTCGCCGTGCTGGCCTCGACGCTGACGACCATGGCCGTCTTCTTCAGCTTCCCCTTCTTCCAGGGCAAGCTCAAGCTCTATTACCAGCCGCTGGCCATCGTCGTCGCCTCGTCCATCGCGGCCTCGCTCCTCGTCTCGTACACGCTGGTGCCGGCCCTGAGCCCGCTCGTGCTCAAGAAAAGAAGAGGGGCGGCCGCCGGGGCCGAGAGGAGAAGCCCCCGCTTCGAGAAGGCCCTGGCCGCCCTCGTCCGCCATCCCCTCGAGGTCCTGCTCGTCGTCGCGGCCCTCCTCGCCGGGTCCTACAAGTGGTTCCGGGCCGAGGTGCCGACGGGCCGCTGGGGGTCCTGGTATTCGAAGGAATATCTCTACGTCCACGTCGGCATGCCGCCCGGCACCGACATCGCCCGCACCGACGAGACCATCCGGGCCTTCGAGGACAAGGTCATGGCCCAGGGCTATGAGAAGGAGATGAACGTAGACGTCGCCCCGGAAAGCGCCTACGCCCGCATCGGGTTCCCGCCCGGGATCGAGAGGTCCTACCGGCCGTACGCGCTGAAGGAGGAGCTCATCCAGCTGGCCACCCAGTTCGCCGGCATCGACATCAGCGTCTCCGGCTTCGACCCGCAGTACTACTCCTCGAGCATGGGCGCGGGCACCTATTACAGCTCGCGGATCAAGTTCTTCGGCTACAACCTCAAGAAGCTCAAGGAGATCACGGGAGACCTGGAGAAGACCCTGCGCCGCAATCCCCGGATCAAGGAGGTCCGGACGGTCTCCAGCCGCTACGGCTGGTGGCGCGGAGACACGTTCGAGGACGTCCTCAAGATCGACAAGACGGCCCTCAAGAGCTACGACGTCGATCCCGCCTATCTCTACTTCGCCCTGCAGACCATGATCCAGGGGACGTTCGGCCAGCCGGCCCGGATCCGCACTGAGGGCCGGGACATCACCGTCTCGGTCAAGTACCCCGACGCGGCGACGCTCGACATGCGGACCCTGTCCGAATCCCTCTTCCGGACGCGGGGCGGGGAGTATCTGCGGCTCGGCCAGATCGCCTCCTTCGTCGAGTCGCCCATCCCCGGCTCCATCGACCGCGAGAACCAGCAGTTCCAGCAGACCATCATGTGGGAGTTCCGCGGCCCGTCCAAGGCGGAGGAGCGCTACCGCAAGGCCGTCTTCAACTCGCTCCAGCTGCCGCCCGGCTTCTCGGCCAGCCTCGAAGAAAGCTGGGCCGTGACCAGGGAGGAGCAGAAGCAGATCAACTTCGCCATCGCCGCGGCCCTGGTCATCATCTTCATGATCCTGGCCGCGCTCTACGAGTCGTTCATCCTGCCGTTCCTCATCATGCTGGCCGTGCCGCTCTCGCTCATCGGCGTCTTCGCGGCCTTCGTCGTGGCCAGGGAGCCGTTCGACCCGACGGCCTACATCGGCGTCATCCTGCTCTCGGGCATCGTCGTCAACAACGCCATCCTGCTCGTCGACCACATCAACGCCAGGCGCCGGGAGGGGCTGGGCCTCATCGAGGCCGTGGTCCGCGGCACGAAGGACCGCGTCCGGCCGATCTTCATGACCACGATGACGACCGTCTTCGGCATGCTGCCGATGCTCCTGATCAGCGCCCAGGAGAACAAGCGCCAGATCTGGACGTCGCTGGCCCTGTGCACGGTCGGGGGGATGACGTCATCGACGCTGCTCATCCTCATCGTCATCCCGGTCCTTTACTATCACTGGGACGGCCTGCGGGCCTGGGGCGCCGAGAAGGCCCGCGAAGCCCGGGACCTTTTCGGGCCCCGGAGGGCCGGCGGAGCGGCGCCGCGGGAGAACGACCCGTTCGCCGACCGGCGGGGCTAGGTTCCGGCGCCGCGGGAAGGCGAACGCGGCGCAGGGCCGGGGCCCGTCCGCCCGCCCGGCGTCAGCGCCCGCGCAGGCTGGTTTCGTAGGGCGGGCGATGGACGCCGCGCTCGGTGACGATGGCCGTGATGTATTTGGCCGGCGTGACGTCGAAGGCGGGGTTGCGGACCTCGGCGTAGGGCAAGGTCAGCAGGCGGCCGCCGACCTGGCGGACCTCGTCCGGGTTCCGCTCCTCGATGGGGATGCCGCCGCCGTCCGGGAGGGTCCGGTCGATGGTGCTCTCGGGGGCCGCGACGTAGAACGGCAGGCCGTTCTCCCTGGCCAGCACGGCCGCGGAATAGGTGCCGATCTTGTTGGCCGTGTCGCCGTTGCGGGCGATGCGGTCGGCCCCGACCACGACCGCCTGGATCTCGCCCCGGCGCATGAACCAGCCGGCCATGCCGTCGGTGATGAGGACGACGGGGATGCCGTCCCGGTCGAGCTCCCAGACGGTCAGCCGGGCGCCCTGGAGGAAGGGCCGCGTCTCGTCGGCGAAAACCCGGATGCGCTTGCCCTCGGCCGCGGCGGCCCGGATGATGCCCAGGGCGGTGCCGTACTCGGCCGTGGCCAGGGCCCCGGCGTTACAGTGGGTCAGCACGGTCATGCCGTCGCGGAGAAGCGCCTGGCCGTGATGCCCGATGGCCCGGTTCGTCTCGGCGTCCTCGCGCTCGATGGCCCTGGCCTCCCCGAGGAGCGCGGCCCGGATGGCCCGCAGCCCTTCGGTCCGCGTCCGCTCATAGACGGCCTTCATCCGTTCGAGGGCCCAGAACAGGTTCCGGGCCGTCGGCCGGGTCCGCTCGAGGCGCCTGTAGACCTTCTCGAAATCGCGCTCGATCGACCGCCCCGTCTCGGCGTTCGCGGCCATCATCCCCAGGACCAGCCCGTAGGCGGCCGCGATGCCGATGGCCGGCGCCCCCCGGACGACCATCTTCTCGATGGCCTGGGCCACCTGGATGTAGGTGCGGCAGCGGACGTAGGTCTCCTGCCCGGGCAGCTTGCGCTGGTCGATCATGATGACGGAACGGCCCCGCCAGGCGATCGTCGGCAGCATCGGTCACTCCTTCTTCCAGGCCGGCGTCCGGTCGTCGCGCCAGCCCCACTTCGCGGTCCAGCGCGCCTGGGCCGCCGCCAGCTCCTCCCGCTCGGCCGGGGCCAGCGAATCCATCAGCCGGACATAACAATACACGAGCTGGTTGTCGTTGTCTCGCCCGATCTTTTCGCCGGGCAGGCCGAGCTCGCGGGCCATGACCGCCTCCTCGTAGGCCCGGCGGAGGTCGCCCAGGTGGCCGTCGACCTGGGCGTGAAGGTAATGATAGAGGCCGCAGGCGAAATCGCGGTCGAGCAGGCGGTCGAGGGTCTTGACGAGGGCGGCCAGGGTCCGGTCCCTCTCGCCGGGTTCGAGTCCCGCGGCCCGGGCCAGGACGAGGTTCGTCCGCCGCTCGGCCGCGAGCATGAGCGCCGGCTCGAACTCCGAGCCGTCCACGAGCCGGGCATAGACGCGCAGGGCCGGCGCCTCGAGCCCCAGCTCCTCGAATGACGCAGCCAGGCCGGCCAGGGCCGAGTCGGAAGCCCAGGATTTCCCGTCCCCGAAGCCGAGGGCGAAGGCCCGCAGGAACGAGGCCTCGGCTTCGCGCCAGCGGCCGAGGTTCGCTTCCGCCAGGCCCTTGACCATGAAGGCCTGGGCCGATGGCCGGCGGCGGCAGGCCCGGTCAGCCTCGTCCAGGGCCTTCTTCCAACAGGCGACGGCCTGCTCCGTCCGGTACGCGCGGGCACGGTCCTGCCCCTCGGCGTAATAGCGCTTGGCCCGGCGCAGTGGAGCCAGGCAGGAGACCGAGAGGCCGACGGCGAGGAAGAGGGCCAGGAGGCGGGCGGGCCGGATTCTCATGCTTCGGGCGGCACGGGCAGGCCCAGGGCCGCCGGCCCCTTGATCAAGCCGACGATCAGGTCCTGGACCTCCTCGTCCCTGAGGAGATGAAGACCGAGCGAAGCCGCCTCGCGGCCGATCCGCTCGAGGGCGGCCCAGAAGGCCGGGTCGGCCGCGGCCGGCCGGATGTCCTCGCGGGCCTTGGCCGTCCGGGCGGCGAACTCGACGACGATGGCCCGGTGGTCGGCGGCGTCCAGCTCGGGCTTGAACAGCGCCTTCAGGAAGGCGTCCTCGAGGCCGATCACGGTGTAGAGGGCCGGGAAAGCCGTCCGCAGGACGCGGACATCGCCTCGGGCGATCTCGCCGGCGTACTCGCGGGCGAGGGCGGGCTGGCCGCGGAAGAAATCGAGGACGAAGCCGTCGGGCTTGGTCCGGACGAAATCGGGATCGAGCCAGACCTGCCAGGCCAGGATCCGCTCGCGGTAATCGAAGACCCGCCGGACGGCCCAGACGCAAGCCGCGTAGAGGATGGGGAAATAGAGCCAGGTCTTGAGCGGCAGAAGCTCGTCGAGAATCTCGACGCCCCTGGCCAGGGCCGCCTCGACGCCTTTCCGGCTCATGGCCAACCTCCGTCAGCCGCCCCCGATCAAGGGCCCGGGCCGGCTCCTACTGCTTCTCGACGGAGAACGTGCCGGCGTACCCGCTCTGGGTGAAATCGCCGGTCATCTTCTTGCCGGTCTCGTCGACCGTCGCCTTGAACGCCGGCGAGCCGGGGACGTTCGGATTGTCGATGACGAAGGTCATGGCCCTGCCCTTGATCTCGAATTTCCCCAGCTCGATGCCCATCGCGTTCTGGGTGATGGAATCGAAGGTGCCCTTGATATTCTTGGCCTCGTCCAGCGAGAAGTTGAGGCCGATCTCGAGCTCGGCCCCGGCGATGCTCAGCGTGCCCTTCCAGTTCCCCAGGAACGGCTTCGGGTCGGCCGGCGCGGCGGACGCGGCCACGGCGGCGAAAACGAGGATCCCGAGGGCGGCCGCGATCGTCGACAGGTGTCTCTTGGTCATGAACAACTCCTTATGAAATTCGACGCCCCATTATATACGACTTTCGTCGTCGCTCAGTTCAGTCGCCCGTCAGGAAAGGGAGCTCGAGTAAGAATCATTTTTTGGCCGATCATGCAGACCCTTCTCAAAGGATCTTCTTGACAGGTACAAAAAAGGAATACGGAGAAAATAAGGTGGGCAGGTTGTTGGCGGGGAAGGCAAAAGGGCTCCTTTTCGTTAACACAATACTCCTAATATGTGTCCTATCTGTTTTGTATCTGAAGTTCAACAAAAAGAACATCTTTATAGACGCAGAGAGAAGGCGTTCCCCGAAAGAGCTACTCAAAGCCCTCGAAAGCAAGAATCTCCATATAGTTAAAGATCTCCGGGTCTTCTTCCTTTTAGGCCTATTTGACTTCCAGGATGGCCAGGAAGGCCTCCTGGGGGATATCCACCTTGCCGACGCGCCGCATCCGCTTTTTGCCGGCTTTCTGCTTCTCCAGCACCTTCATCTTGCGGGTATAATCGCCGCCGTAGAGCTTGGCCAGGACGTCCTTGCGGAAAGGCTTGACCGTCTCCCGGGCGATGACCCGCTTGCCGACGGCGGCCTGGAGGGCGACCTCGTACTGCTGCCGCGGGATGACCTTGCGCATGCGCTCGACGAGCGCCCGGCCGATCGTCACGGCCTTGTCCTCGTGGACGATGAGCGAGAGCGCGTCGACGGCATCGCCGTTGATGAGGATGTCGAGCTTGACCAGCGGCCCCTCGCGATAGCCGGCGAACTCGTAGTCGAGCGAGGCGTAGCCCTGCGACAGCTGCTTGAGCTGGTTGTAGAAGTCGAAGACGACCTCGTTGAGCGGCAGGGCGTAGGTCAGCAGCACGCGCCCCGGACCGATGTACTCCATCTTCTTCTGGACGCCCCGCCGTTCCTCGAGGAGCTTGAACAGGTTGCCGAGGTAGCGGTCGGGCGTCAGGATGACGGCCTCGATGATCGGCTCCTCGATCCGGGCGACCTCGGTCGGCTCGGGCATCTCCGAGGGGTTGTGGATCTCGAAAGTCTCCCCTTTGCGGTCGGTCACGCGGTAGCCGACGCTCGGGGCGGTCGTGATCAGGGTCAGGCCGTAGTCGCGCTCGAGCCGCTCCTGGACGATCTCCCGGTGGAGGAGGCCCAGGAAGCCGGCCCGGAAGCCCAGTCCCAGCGCCGGCGAGTTCTCCGGCACGTACTGGAACGAGGCGTCGTTGAGGCGGAGCTTCTCCATGGCGTCGCGGAGCTCCTCGATGTTGCTCTCGCCGGCCGGGAAGACGCCGCAGAAAACCATGGGCTTGGCCTCTTTGAAGCCGGGCAGGGCCCGGGCGGCCGGGCGGTCCCGGCGCGTGACCGTGTCGCCGACCCGGGCGTCGCTGAGCTTCTTGATCCCGGCGACGAGATAGCCGACCTCGCCCGTCCTCAGGACGCCGGACTTGACCGGCTTGGGCGTGAGGTAGCCGACCTCCTCGGCCTCGTACTCCGCGCCCGAGGCCATGAGGACGATCCGGTCGCCGGCCCGCAGCTCGCCGTCGACGATCCGGACGAGGACGACGACGCCGCGGTAGACGTCGAACCAGGAATCGAAGAGCAGGGCCTGGAGGGGCGCATCGGGGTCGCCTTTCGGCGGCGGGATGCGCTGGACCACGGCCTCGAAGAGCTCGGGCAGGCCCTGGCCCGTCTTGGCGCTGACGAGCAGGGCCTCCGACCGGGGCAGGCCGAGGATGTGCTCCATCTGCTCGAGGGAGTCCTCGATCTGGATCTGGGGCAGGTCGATCTTGTTGATGACCGGGACGAGGACCAGGTCGTTCTGGATGGCCAGGTAGGTGTTGGCCAGGGTCTGGGCCTCGACCCCCTGGGAGGCGTCGATGACGAGGAGGGCCCCGTCGCAGGCGCTCAGGCTCCGCGAGACCTCGTAGGAGAAATCGACATGGCCGGGGGTGTCGATTAGGTCGAAGACGAATTCCTCCCCGGAGCGGCTGCGGTAATTCAGGCGGACGGTCTGGGCCTTGATGGTGATGCCGCGCTCCCGCTCGAGGTCCATGGTGTCCAGGACCTGCTCCTTGAGCTCCCGGGCGGACAGGGCCCCGGTCAGCTCGATGAACCG
Protein-coding regions in this window:
- a CDS encoding efflux RND transporter permease subunit, producing the protein MKFLIDRPIATAMVFLALLATGVYSFLNTPIELAPKETFPQLSIITSWPGVPPEVIQAQVTAPLEEACAAVKGITRMSSASEIGASRITLEFGPKTDMEFATLALREELTKARPLLPARVRPYVQPYVPEDFRVRPFLSYTVSGPYALQELQEVVKEKLEIGLGAVRGVSGVEVAGGAEPEIRVTLDEDRVRALGLHPYTVNSAIGARLGTYPTGRVRRGSQEFLFKFADRIDGLDELRRTVVAHSGQNPILVQDLARVEVTYAEILQIHRINGQPTVSLTVSKERGANTLRVAAAVKKRLETVRADLPPNLVFKQVDDESDDIRKNLNDLYLLAGLITVIVFVMIFVVLRRFTPSLLILSSIAFSVVITFNLLYAFGISLNMLTLGALALGFGMFVDNSIVVFENALRLREGGMDPRQAAVEGPRQVFVAVLASTLTTMAVFFSFPFFQGKLKLYYQPLAIVVASSIAASLLVSYTLVPALSPLVLKKRRGAAAGAERRSPRFEKALAALVRHPLEVLLVVAALLAGSYKWFRAEVPTGRWGSWYSKEYLYVHVGMPPGTDIARTDETIRAFEDKVMAQGYEKEMNVDVAPESAYARIGFPPGIERSYRPYALKEELIQLATQFAGIDISVSGFDPQYYSSSMGAGTYYSSRIKFFGYNLKKLKEITGDLEKTLRRNPRIKEVRTVSSRYGWWRGDTFEDVLKIDKTALKSYDVDPAYLYFALQTMIQGTFGQPARIRTEGRDITVSVKYPDAATLDMRTLSESLFRTRGGEYLRLGQIASFVESPIPGSIDRENQQFQQTIMWEFRGPSKAEERYRKAVFNSLQLPPGFSASLEESWAVTREEQKQINFAIAAALVIIFMILAALYESFILPFLIMLAVPLSLIGVFAAFVVAREPFDPTAYIGVILLSGIVVNNAILLVDHINARRREGLGLIEAVVRGTKDRVRPIFMTTMTTVFGMLPMLLISAQENKRQIWTSLALCTVGGMTSSTLLILIVIPVLYYHWDGLRAWGAEKAREARDLFGPRRAGGAAPRENDPFADRRG
- the lepA gene encoding translation elongation factor 4 gives rise to the protein MKNIRNFSIIAHVDHGKSTLADRFIELTGALSARELKEQVLDTMDLERERGITIKAQTVRLNYRSRSGEEFVFDLIDTPGHVDFSYEVSRSLSACDGALLVIDASQGVEAQTLANTYLAIQNDLVLVPVINKIDLPQIQIEDSLEQMEHILGLPRSEALLVSAKTGQGLPELFEAVVQRIPPPKGDPDAPLQALLFDSWFDVYRGVVVLVRIVDGELRAGDRIVLMASGAEYEAEEVGYLTPKPVKSGVLRTGEVGYLVAGIKKLSDARVGDTVTRRDRPAARALPGFKEAKPMVFCGVFPAGESNIEELRDAMEKLRLNDASFQYVPENSPALGLGFRAGFLGLLHREIVQERLERDYGLTLITTAPSVGYRVTDRKGETFEIHNPSEMPEPTEVARIEEPIIEAVILTPDRYLGNLFKLLEERRGVQKKMEYIGPGRVLLTYALPLNEVVFDFYNQLKQLSQGYASLDYEFAGYREGPLVKLDILINGDAVDALSLIVHEDKAVTIGRALVERMRKVIPRQQYEVALQAAVGKRVIARETVKPFRKDVLAKLYGGDYTRKMKVLEKQKAGKKRMRRVGKVDIPQEAFLAILEVK
- the mtnA gene encoding S-methyl-5-thioribose-1-phosphate isomerase, which encodes MLPTIAWRGRSVIMIDQRKLPGQETYVRCRTYIQVAQAIEKMVVRGAPAIGIAAAYGLVLGMMAANAETGRSIERDFEKVYRRLERTRPTARNLFWALERMKAVYERTRTEGLRAIRAALLGEARAIEREDAETNRAIGHHGQALLRDGMTVLTHCNAGALATAEYGTALGIIRAAAAEGKRIRVFADETRPFLQGARLTVWELDRDGIPVVLITDGMAGWFMRRGEIQAVVVGADRIARNGDTANKIGTYSAAVLARENGLPFYVAAPESTIDRTLPDGGGIPIEERNPDEVRQVGGRLLTLPYAEVRNPAFDVTPAKYITAIVTERGVHRPPYETSLRGR